The window TCGACGAACAGATGGTCTATTCCCATCTGCTGAAAATCCACCGTATCGTCCTTTTGCGCGTCGATTGTCTCCTGCAACTCGTGGAGCTTGGCATCCAGATTCTCCTTGCGTTTCTCCAGACCGCGCAGAATCCAGCCGTCCACATGTCCGCCCTGCTTTTCGTAGGACGCCAGATTTTCATCTATGTCGTCCATCTCCTGCCGGAGAATCCGTTGCTGCACCTCAGCCGACTGGGGTATCTTGCCGAACTGTTCGTGCGTAAGGATGATGCAGTCCCAATTATTGTTCTTGATGTCGCTGAAGATCCGCAGGCGGTTTTCCGGCGTGAAGTCCTCCTTGCCGGGATAGAGCAGACGGGCATTGGGATAGGCCGCGCGGAAGGTTCGGGCGATCTCGTGGATGTTGGCTTTGATACCGATGATCATCGGCTTGCGGGCCAGTCCCAAACGATGCATCTCATACGCTGCGACGCACATGATGAGCGTCTTGCCCGTACCGACCTCGTGGTCGCAGATGCCGCCGCCGTTCTGCTTGATCATCCAGATCGCATCCTTCTGACTGGGATACAGGTCGTCGATGCCCAGCCCCCGCAGGTCGAGCCCCGGAAACTGCTGGTGGCTGCCGTCGTAGCGTGGACGGACATAGCAGTTGAATTTGCGGTTGTAGAGATCGGTCAGCCGCTCCTTGAAATCGTCGGGCTGCGCATGCAGCCATTCGACGAACGCCTGCCGGATTTCGGTGATGAGCGTGTCGGCCTTCTGCCGGGCCTCGAAGTCGGGAATCCGGATGGTCTTGCCGTGTTCGTCCTTGCCGCCGTCCTTGTTGATGTTGGGCAGCGTGTTGAGCATGGCATGATGCAGCAGATCCATACCGTCGTAGACCTCGAAGTCTCCTTTGACGACGTATTTCTGGGAGATCAGAGGGCTGTACCCGTGGTTCTCGATGCCGAAGGCATCCATCTTCGCCGAATAGCTTACCGATACGGGAACCTGAAAGAAATGCTCGCAGAAGCCTTCGTAAATATCGGTCGGTATCCATCGCTCGCCGAGGTTGAAATCCAGCTCCTCGAACTCGATGCGTTTGGGTGCGGCCTCACGAAGCAGCGCGAGCGAACGGCGGCTGGCATCGTCGTCGGGGTTTTCCTTGAGGTAATTTTCGATTCATTCGGCTTTGGCGACGACATTCCCTGCCGCGAGCCGTTCGCGGATTTCATACCCCTTGACCATCGGATTGTAGAAAATGCGATCGCCCAGCTCGTCGATCAGCTCTTGCCGGGAACGCGATGCGAGCGACTCCATATAGGAAAACTCCACCCGTCCGAACTTGTTGAGCGAGGCGGCCAGCGCTTCGGCCGCCGTATCGACGTGTTTGATCTCGTTAGGGTCGAACGATACGGGGCGTCGGAGGATGTCGGAGAGCTGTTTTCGGCCTTCGACGAAACGTTCGAGCCCCAGCACCTCCCGCCCGCCGGGATCGTTCAGGATGAAGGCGGCATTCTCCTTCTTGTTCAGATCGCCCAACAGAGCCGTGAAGTTCTCGTAACATCCGTTGAGTTTGCGCCGCAGGCCCTTGTATTCGATCTCGTTCTGCATTTCGAGCCGGTAGAGCAGCTGGTAGGTATCCCGTAGCGGGATATAGCGTTCGGCCCGGTATCGGGACAAGGTTCCCAGCTCTTCGGGATGGAACGTGCAGCCCTGTCGTGTCAGGCCGCCCAGACGTCCGACCTGCCCTTCGAACAGAACCAACGACCGCTCTTTGTAGTGCGGAAGCATCGTGCCGGTAAAGGGCCGCGGATCTTTATTCTCCGAAGCCGGCGCAGTGATTGCTGCCGGGGCATCCGCTGCCTCCGCCGGTTGTGTGAACAGATTTCCCTGCGTGAAGAGATCGGACATGCCGGTCGTATCCGTTCTGCGCCCGGCCCGCCGCTGTCCCAGCGGACGGCGGGCGATCGGAACGGCGGCAGCGCTGCCGAAAAGCGATGCGGCCGGAGCCGGTACTTCCGGAGTCGGTGCAACGGATGCCGGCTCCGGTGGCAGCACGGATTGCGGAGCCGCGACCCGATTTTGCCTCCGGGCGGTCGGCGGCACGGTTTGCGCCTGAGGGATATGGAGCGGACGGAGATATTGTGTATATCGTTCGGTGTCGAGGCGGGCTGCGAAATCATTTGCGAGGATTCCGCGCAGCCGCTCGGCGATCCGTTCCGGGCCTCCGTCGTAGTGCAGTACGAGAGCGGATTGTCCATAGAGACTTTTTTCATGCGAAACCGTCGTATGGATCGCGTGCTTGAAATCCCGGTGGTAGTCGTTCAGGTAAATTCCGTTGCCGATCTCGGACGAACTGACGAAGCGTTGCTCGTCGGGGGTAAGCTCCCGCTTTTCGCTCCATTTCTGAAGGACGATGAGATCGCTGGCCACTTCCGTGCCGGCATACTCCGTAAAGAGGTTGTTCGGCAGCCGCACGGCCGAAACCAGCCGCGCATGCTCCATCAGATAGCGACGGACGGGTTCGTTGCCGGGAGCGTCCATGACGCCCGCCGAGGTGACGAACGCCAGAATACCGCCTTCGCGGAGCGTATCCAGACCCCTGATGAAGAAATAGTTGTGAACGGCCTTGAGCGCTTGCCGTCGAACCGGGTCGTCGCTCTTCCGAAAGGCAGTGTCGAAAATCCGGGTATCTCCGAAGGGAATATTGGACGTTACTACGTCGAAATAACTGTCATAGGCCGATTCGATGGTTTGGAAACCGTCGATAATGACCTGCTCTCGTTCCCGGGCCAGTGTGGAGAGCACTTGTCCGGTCAGCAGGTCTTTCTCGAAAGAGAGGATTTCGACTTCGCTGTCGGCGGCCTTCCGGAACGACGAAGGGAAAATCCCGGCTCCGGCACTGGGGTCGAGCAATCGCCGGGGAACGATGCCGGCATCCCGGAGCGTCTCGGCGAGCGCACGCACGATGGCCGGCGGAGTGTAGAATGCTGTCAGCGTAGAATTGCGCATGCTCTGCACGAAGTCTTTATACCGCTGTTCACTGTCGGCATAATGGCGCAACAGTTCGTGCAGTTCCCTCACCTGCGGGAAGAGTTCCCGGTCTATCTTTCATTGCGCGAGATCGTCGTCCGCAGCGGCCGGTTGCAAGACACATTTCAACGCTCCGAAGCCACTATACGCAATCAAGGCTTCACGCTGCTGCGGAGTAAGTACCGTCGATGGAGCGAAAGCGATGCGCAGGGCGGCGATGTTCGCCTCCAGATGTTTCCTTTTATTGTATGCCATGCAGTTCGATGTGGGTTTGGATAAGTCCGGTGAGTTCTAAAAGGAGATTTTTATAGGACGGGCTGCTCTCGAAGTCGTCGGTCAGGTCGTACATCTCGAATGCCTCTTCGCAGACGGGAAGCAGTTTCAGGCAGAAAGCGGTGCGCTGCCGGGCTGCGACCTCCGGGAACCATTCCGACACGACCTCGAAGATCGCATCGTATTTCGAAAAACGCAGGTCTTGGTACAGAACGGCGTTCGAGAGTTCCAGAGCCTCGTAGACGCTGTTGCCGTTACGAACGGCACGTTCATAGGTCTGGGCCGCATGGTCGCTCCGCTCGGCGATGAAGTGTTTGTCGGAGAGCAGTTCGGGATGGCTTTCGCGCAAATAAGCGGTAAGAGTTGTCGCGAAGTACGGCAACTCTTTCTCTTCTACGTGTCGTTTCATAATGGCTAACCGATTTTCATGCCTTTGGGTTGTGCGCCGGGAAGCGACGGAAGACGCCGGCGGACGCGCTGGCGCGGACGCGGGTTCTCCTCGCCCAGACGCGAACGGTAATTGCGGGCGTTGTTGCCGAACAGGGGCCGGCCCGTGTCGCTGTAACGAAGGTCGGTGCTGATCGTCTTGTCGCCGACTTTCATGCCGGGGATGAAGACGACCTCGTGGTTGGCCAGTTTCGCCTGAATGTCTGCACTTACCTTGACTCCGAAAACCGTATCGTGGATGCGCAGATGCGGATTATTGTCGTTGCGGAACACCACGTCTCCGCGGTTGGCGTCCACGCGGGCATGGCCCGAGATGACCCGGCCGTCCTTGAGGTGGATGTCTTCGACGAAGATCTCCTTGCCGGAGCGCAGCGCCTCGATGTCGTTGCCGATCTCTTTGCCGTAGATTCGGGTGGGGAGCGTCAGCGCATCGACCGGAAGCGTCGTCAGACGGTTCGTCGCCTCATGGACGCTGACATAACACTCGCACTCGCGGCCCGAGGTAAAATCTTTCATTTTTTTGGTGGAACCCAGATGTCCGTCGGTTTCGAGGCGCTCGATCTCCTTGTCCGTGAAGAGCTCCTTATACGGCGATATTTTGTACTGTGGCTCGTCCAGACGTGTAAAGATACGGAGTTGGACATTGCCCGCATCGTCGCGGATCGGCGAAATCGTGCCGAGTCCCAGATCGACCCAGCGGCCGTCCATCTTATGTTTGAGCGGCACCAGTTTGTTGGGAATACGTCCCTTGAGGATGTCGCCCATGCTTTGATTCTCCAGCAGGATCTCCTTGTTCAGGCCTAACGCCTGAATCTGATCCCACGGAAGTTCCCGTTCCTCGAACTTATAACGGTCAGCGAACTTGGCGATACGCCCCTCGTTGTTGAGTTCGTAGTCGGAGACCTCCTTGGCCAGGGAGCCGTTCTGATCCTTGCCTTCGCGGACTTGGATGATGGAGTCGAGGATATGGTCGAGTTTTTCGGTACCGATCCGGAAGAAACTTCAACCCAGGTCGGACGGGCGTCCGTATTGGTTGCGAAGGTTCTCGAAAAAGGTTCCTAAAACCGTTCGGCTGTCGAACGAAAGGGCTTTGCGCCGATCGCCCGGAGCCGTGCTCACGGTGTTGAACTCTCCCGTCTGCTCGTTCATCTCGCTGACCAGACGCAGATCGTTCGTCTTTTTGTCGAGGACGGCCAGCACGTCCTTCGATAGCTTTTCCTGTTCTCTTGCCATAATGCAGATAATTAAATGAGTAGATTGAATGAATGGTGAAAATCCGCCGGCAAGATAAGACCTTTTTCCAGTTCATAATACCAAATGCGCCCCTTCTGGCGGGAAGAGGCGCGGATTGGCAGGAATTAGCTATATCTAAAATGAATGCAAAATATTATTTTCAGCATTAGATTACTCTATGTATAATATATATTTAAGCCTCCTCCGTTAATACCATAAATATTCATTAAATAAAATACCGATAATCATAAGTCGCCCCATTGTATTGATGCAATAAGTTTCCTACTTGTGCTAACGTATTAGAGGTATCAATGGTTGCCGGTAATTTTGTATATAGATTAAATGAATTCCAATTCATCTTTGTAAATCCAATAATTTCAGAGGCAATAGTTGCGAGATCTCCCTTGCCATAATATTTGGTAATTTTTAGAGGAGATGGAATGCACCTACCTCCGGGATAGTAACGACGGTTATCCCGAATTGATGGTACAACACCATGCGTCCATAATAAAGCACTTCTTGATGACAATTTTATGCAGGTTCCGCGCGATACCGGATATGAATCATCAGAAATATTATCGTAATAAACTTTTTGGGCTATAAATTTAACATTGTATTCATAATTGATGGTTATCAAATCAATATTCTTGATACCAGCTTGTGTCAATGCGTGAGTAATACCCTCAATCTCTTCTTTTTTGAATGGTGTCCGTTTATGGATAACAACTCGACGAGGTAATTTATCCATAGATTTGACAAACAATTCGCGTATGGTTATACCAAATTTGAACGCTTCTTCATAGGTTAAATACGGATTCTTTTTCCCATCGAATTGAGGTTGCTCAACTTTTGATAGCTTATACCTTAACCCTTGACCTTTAGCATTGTATATGTGACTACAACCCAAAACGATATCCACTTCCCCTTTACTATTCGTTTTAACGCTATAGCCTATACCTGCGTATGCCGTATCA of the Alistipes senegalensis JC50 genome contains:
- a CDS encoding N-6 DNA methylase; translation: MRELHELLRHYADSEQRYKDFVQSMRNSTLTAFYTPPAIVRALAETLRDAGIVPRRLLDPSAGAGIFPSSFRKAADSEVEILSFEKDLLTGQVLSTLAREREQVIIDGFQTIESAYDSYFDVVTSNIPFGDTRIFDTAFRKSDDPVRRQALKAVHNYFFIRGLDTLREGGILAFVTSAGVMDAPGNEPVRRYLMEHARLVSAVRLPNNLFTEYAGTEVASDLIVLQKWSEKRELTPDEQRFVSSSEIGNGIYLNDYHRDFKHAIHTTVSHEKSLYGQSALVLHYDGGPERIAERLRGILANDFAARLDTERYTQYLRPLHIPQAQTVPPTARRQNRVAAPQSVLPPEPASVAPTPEVPAPAASLFGSAAAVPIARRPLGQRRAGRRTDTTGMSDLFTQGNLFTQPAEAADAPAAITAPASENKDPRPFTGTMLPHYKERSLVLFEGQVGRLGGLTRQGCTFHPEELGTLSRYRAERYIPLRDTYQLLYRLEMQNEIEYKGLRRKLNGCYENFTALLGDLNKKENAAFILNDPGGREVLGLERFVEGRKQLSDILRRPVSFDPNEIKHVDTAAEALAASLNKFGRVEFSYMESLASRSRQELIDELGDRIFYNPMVKGYEIRERLAAGNVVAKAE
- a CDS encoding DUF1896 family protein, with amino-acid sequence MKRHVEEKELPYFATTLTAYLRESHPELLSDKHFIAERSDHAAQTYERAVRNGNSVYEALELSNAVLYQDLRFSKYDAIFEVVSEWFPEVAARQRTAFCLKLLPVCEEAFEMYDLTDDFESSPSYKNLLLELTGLIQTHIELHGIQ
- a CDS encoding DUF4099 domain-containing protein, which codes for MGTEKLDHILDSIIQVREGKDQNGSLAKEVSDYELNNEGRIAKFADRYKFEERELPWDQIQALGLNKEILLENQSMGDILKGRIPNKLVPLKHKMDGRWVDLGLGTISPIRDDAGNVQLRIFTRLDEPQYKISPYKELFTDKEIERLETDGHLGSTKKMKDFTSGRECECYVSVHEATNRLTTLPVDALTLPTRIYGKEIGNDIEALRSGKEIFVEDIHLKDGRVISGHARVDANRGDVVFRNDNNPHLRIHDTVFGVKVSADIQAKLANHEVVFIPGMKVGDKTISTDLRYSDTGRPLFGNNARNYRSRLGEENPRPRQRVRRRLPSLPGAQPKGMKIG